A stretch of the Esox lucius isolate fEsoLuc1 chromosome 2, fEsoLuc1.pri, whole genome shotgun sequence genome encodes the following:
- the nae1 gene encoding NEDD8-activating enzyme E1 regulatory subunit codes for MAATKASKEQKYDRQLRLWGDHGQEALENAHVCLINASASGTEILKNLVLPGIGAFTIVDGHKVSGEDVGNNFFLSNNSIGRNRAQAATELLQELNSDVSGNFVEESPDKLLDNDPEFFHRFSLVIGVQLPEGTCLRLGSVLWNANVPFLVCRTYGLTGYMRLVVKEHTVVESHPDNALEDLRLDQPFAELKSHIQSYDLEGMEKKDHIHTPWIIIVAKYLEKWFSDHNFQLPKNYKEKEAFRQLIRQGILTKENGTPEDEENFEEAIKNVNTALNPTKISSIVEDIFNEEQCNDITAQTPAFWVLARAVREFVQNEGGGNLPLRGSIPDMIADSEKFINLQNVYREKAMQDASVVSKHVESLLQSVGKTSESISEQDIKLFCKNAAFLRVVRCRSLAEEYGAETVNKDEITSSMDGADGEMVLYLMLRSVDRFYQQHSRYPGVYDYQVEEDISRLKLCVHSLLQEYGLNVNVKDDYIHEFCRYGAAEPHTVASFVGGSAAQEVIKIITRQFVPFNNTFIYNAMSQTSATFQL; via the exons ATGGCAGCTACCAAAGCGTCCAAAGAGCAGAAATACGACAGACAGTTAAG ATTGTGGGGAGACCATGGCCAAGAAGCACTTGAGAATGCACATGTATGCCTGATCAATGCCTCAGCGTCTGGGACTGAAATCCTCAAGAACCTTGTGCTTCCAG GCATTGGAGCGTTCACCATTGTTGATGGACACAAAGTCTCTGGGGAAGATGTAGGAAATAA CTTTTTTCTGAGCAACAACAGCATAGGAAGG AATCGGGCCCAGGCTGCCACTGAGCTGCTGCAGGAGCTGAACAGTGATGTTTCTGGCAACTTTGTGGAGGAG AGCCCTGACAAGCTCTTGGACAACGACCCGGAATTCTTCCACAGATTCTCCTTGGTGATTGGTGTACAGCTGCCAGAAGG CACATGTTTGAGACTGGGGTCGGTGTTGTGGAACGCGAACGTACCTTTCCTGGTGTGTAGAACGTACGGCCTCACCGGCTACATGAGGCTAGTAGTTAAGGAGCACACAG TGGTGGAGTCTCATCCAGACAACGCCTTGGAGGATCTCCGGCTTGATCAGCCTTTTGCAGAGCTGAAGAGCCACATTCAGTCGTACGACCTGGAGGGAATGGAGAAGAAG GATCACATCCACACACCATGGATCATCATCGTTGCCAAATACCTAGAAAAGTGGTTCAGCGAT CACAATTTTCAGTTACCGAAGAACTACAAGGAGAAGGAGGCCTTCAGGCAGCTTATTCGGCAAG GAATCTTGACGAAAGAGAACGGAACTCCTGAGGATGAGGAGAACTTTGAGGAGGCCATCAAGAATGTCAACACGGCCCTCAACCCCACCAAG ATATCAAGTATCGTTGAAGACATCTTCAATGAAGAGCAATGCAATGACATTACGGCACAG ACTCCTGCTTTCTGGGTGCTGGCGCGTGCAGTGAGGGAGTTTGTACAAAATGAAGGCGGAGGCAACCTACCTTTACGTGGCTCCATTCCAGACATGATTGCAGACTCTGAGAAATTCATCAACCTCCAGAATGT TTACAGGGAGAAGGCCATGCAAGATGCTTCTGTCGTGTCTAAGCATGTAGAGTCTCTCCTGCAGTCTGTTGGAAAG ACTTCAGAGAGCATATCTGAGCAGGACATCAAACTATTCT GTAAGAACGCTGCCTTCCTCCGGGTGGTGCGCTGCCGCTCCCTGGCTGAAGAATACGGCGCGGAGACGGTGAACAAAGACGAGATCA CCTCCTCCATGGACGGGGCAGACGGGGAGATGGTGTTGTACCTCATGCTGCGTTCTGTGGACCGCTTCTACCAGCAACACTCCCGCTACCCAG GTGTCTACGATTACCAGGTGGAAGAAGACATCAGCAGGTTGAAGCTGTGTGTCCACAGCCTGCTGCAGGAGTACGGCCTCAACGTTAACGTGAAAGACGACTACATCCACGAGTT CTGTCGCTATGGTGCTGCAGAACCACACACGGTTGCATCCTTTGTGGGAG